The following proteins come from a genomic window of Gossypium raimondii isolate GPD5lz chromosome 5, ASM2569854v1, whole genome shotgun sequence:
- the LOC105771209 gene encoding protein SHI RELATED SEQUENCE 5: protein MAGFFYLGGREGAASGKQEGENKEENLYFYRNEEIYNKGFEIWPQYYYQQQNVNNLSFGAGPSRRTTGFNLSDESSSRSAGFTVMRQGGMNCQDCGNQAKKDCAHLRCRTCCKSRGFQCQTHVKSTWVPAAKRRERQQQLAALQQTQQQQQQQNQQQEHQQLFRGDNPKRQRDNHGSPSLACTRLSPTTSGLELGQFPPEVSSPAVFRCVKVSAMDDVEGEFAYQTAVNIAGHVFKGILYDRGPESRYTSGGESSQQLNLITTASTTAAAATTTTTATTSDPGTSMIDPSLYPAPLNAFIAGTQFFPPPRS from the exons ATGGCTGGCTTCTTCTATCTAGGTGGACGTGAAGGAGCTGCTTCAGGCAAACAAGAAGgggaaaataaagaagagaaCCTTTATTTTTACAGAAACGAGGAGATCTACAACAAAGGGTTTGAGATATGGCCGCAGTATTATTACCAACAGCAAAACGTCAACAATTTGTCGTTTGGAGCGGGTCCTAGTCGAAGAACAACCGGATTTAATCTCTCCGATGAGTCGTCTTCGAGATCAGCAGGGTTCACGGTTATGAGACAAGGAGGTATGAACTGTCAAGATTGTGGTAACCAAGCTAAGAAAGATTGTGCGCATTTGAGATGCCGGACTTGTTGCAAGAGCCGAGGGTTTCAGTGCCAAACTCACGTTAAGAGTACATGGGTTCCTGCTGCTAAAAGGCGAGAGAGGCAGCAACAACTCGCAGCTTTGCAACAAACacaacagcagcagcagcagcaaaaTCAACAACAAGAACACCAACAACTGTTTAGAGGAGACAATCCCAAAAGGCAGAGAGATAATCATGGTTCTCCCTCTCTTGCCTGCACTCGTTTATCCCCCACCACGTCAG GGTTGGAACTGGGCCAATTCCCTCCCGAAGTTAGTTCTCCAGCAGTGTTCCGCTGTGTAAAAGTAAGCGCTATGGACGACGTAGAGGGGGAGTTTGCATATCAAACGGCTGTAAACATCGCAGGTCATGTATTCAAGGGAATTCTCTACGATCGAGGCCCTGAAAGTCGTTATACTAGTGGCGGTGAAAGCTCTCAGCAACTCAATCTCATCACAACTGCTTCTACTACTGCAGCAGCTGCTACAACGACAACAACAGCTACTACCAGCGATCCAGGCACAAGTATGATTGACCCTTCCCTTTATCCAGCTCCACTTAATGCTTTCATTGCCGGTACGCAATTCTTCCCACCTCCAAGGTCTTGA
- the LOC105771046 gene encoding cysteine proteinase 15A, producing MERLSLLFLLLSSVVASAVVAEVISNDGPLIRQVASDGVAEEDFVDQLLNAEHHFTLFKSKFGKTYATKEEHDYRLGVFKANMRRAKRHQLLDPTAFHGVTKFSDLTPSEFRRQFLGLKPLKLPADAQKAPILPTDDLPDDFDWRDQGAVTGVKDQGSCGSCWSFSTTGALEGAHYLATGELVSLSEQQLVDCDHECDPQEYGACDSGCNGGLMTTAFEYTIKAGGLEREKDYPYTGNAGGPCKFDKTKIAASVSNFSVISIDEDQIAANLVKHGPLAVGINAVFMQTYIHGVSCPYICGKHLDHGVLLVGYGSAGYAPVRFKNKPYWIIKNSWGENWGENGYYKICRGNNVCGVDSMVSSVSALHILKRQQLSH from the exons ATGGAACGCCTATCCCTtctcttcctcctcctctcctCAGTCGTTGCTTCTGCGGTGGTCGCGGAAGTCATCAGCAACGACGGCCCTCTGATACGCCAAGTGGCATCCGACGGAGTTGCCGAAGAAGATTTTGTTGACCAACTCCTTAACGCCGAGCACCACTTTACGCTGTTCAAGTCTAAGTTCGGGAAAACATACGCTACCAAGGAGGAACACGATTACCGATTGGGAGTCTTCAAGGCTAACATGCGCCGGGCCAAGCGTCATCAGCTCCTGGACCCCACTGCCTTTCACGGCGTTACGAAGTTCTCCGATTTAACTCCATCGGAGTTCCGTCGTCAGTTCCTCGGCTTGAAGCCGCTCAAACTCCCGGCTGATGCTCAAAAGGCTCCTATTCTTCCGACTGATGATTTACCCGATGACTTTGACTGGCGCGACCAAGGCGCCGTTACCGGCGTTAAAGATCAG GGCTCGTGTGGGTCGTGCTGGTCCTTTAGTACGACTGGAGCTTTGGAGGGAGCCCATTATTTGGCGACAGGGGAGCTTGTCAGCTTGAGCGAACAGCAGCTTGTTGATTGTGATCACGAg TGTGATCCACAAGAATATGGTGCGTGTGACTCAGGGTGTAATGGTGGGCTTATGACTACTGCTTTTGAGTACACTATAAAAGCTGGTGGACTTGAGAGAGAGAAGGACTATCCTTACACTGGGAACGCCGGTGGTCCCTGCAAATTTGACAAGACCAAAATCGCTGCCTCTGTTTCTAACTTCAGCGTCATATCCATTGATGAGGACCAAATCGCTGCAAATTTGGTTAAGCATGGCCCTCTTGCgg TGGGTATCAATGCCGTTTTCATGCAGACATACATTCACGGGGTTTCATGCCCATATATTTGTGGGAAACATTTGGATCATGGAGTCCTCCTTGTAGGGTATGGATCTGCTGGTTATGCACCGGTTCGATTTAAGAACAAGCCTTACTGGATCATAAAGAATTCATGGGGAGAAAATTGGGGGGAGAACGGATATTACAAGATCTGTAGAGGTAACAATGTTTGTGGAGTGGACTCCATGGTGTCCAGTGTATCTGCCTTGCATATTTTAAAAAGGCAGCAGCTATCACACTAG